A region of Granulicella aggregans DNA encodes the following proteins:
- the metG gene encoding methionine--tRNA ligase: MPSDKKFYLTTPIYYVNARPHIGHAYSTIVADVIARRHRLLGDDTYFLTGTDEHGQKIERSAAAAGIPPQQFADQVSKTFSDLWKRMGITNDDFIRTTEPRHKQGVQKLFAELQANDAIYTDTYTGQYCVSDEAYVEVGPGEPCPDCGNITETISESNYYFKLSAYGERIAARIESNELLIQPDSRRNEILSFVRGGLKDLSISRTSFKWGIPVPGDESHVIYVWLDALANYMTAVGYGSDKPEDIAKFERYWPADLHLVGKEIIRFHCVYWPAFLMALRPANSPLTEAEWNDKWLPKSIVANGWLLFEESKMSKSRGNVVRTETILDAFGSLKPDLPKAEQDLFATDVLRYFLLREIPFGQDGSFSFDALVQRYNSDLANGYGNLVSRTLTLIQTSFPEGFSQIHSARFSSVTVADGLQSVLTDQWYVGEPNDTGAEEKQETLEASVSRRFANHDYLLAVREIFSFIGQIDGHMSVNAPWKLAKQHDEASRSALESVLYASEESIRIITALLYPILPYATAQVWSQLGLGDIEAAARNGELKDLKWGGLKPGTKLGPLAPIFPRAPKELIQAMIATEENNAQAAAAAKTQTSIIDEAAPTAEENHPSTHPGAGPRTAIFSSDNPATHVAGSAALSTERPGTPPHTEAPASAPFANAAAASDIPDTPQIAIDDFVKIDLRVAKILVAERIPKADKLLRLEVDLGYEKRQILSGIAEWYTPEDLIGRNIVVIANLAPRKMRGLESHGMLLAASHGENGKPVLATFGEDIALGSRLR; the protein is encoded by the coding sequence ATGCCTTCCGACAAAAAGTTCTACCTCACCACCCCGATCTATTACGTCAACGCGCGCCCGCACATCGGCCACGCGTACTCGACCATCGTGGCCGACGTCATCGCGCGCCGCCATCGCCTCCTGGGCGACGACACCTACTTCCTCACCGGCACCGACGAGCACGGCCAGAAGATCGAGCGCAGCGCCGCAGCCGCAGGCATCCCGCCGCAGCAGTTTGCCGATCAGGTCTCGAAGACCTTCTCCGACCTCTGGAAGCGGATGGGCATCACCAACGACGACTTCATCCGCACCACCGAACCCCGCCACAAGCAGGGCGTCCAGAAGCTCTTCGCCGAACTACAAGCGAACGATGCCATCTACACCGACACCTACACCGGCCAGTACTGCGTCTCCGACGAAGCCTACGTCGAGGTCGGCCCCGGCGAGCCCTGTCCCGACTGCGGCAACATCACCGAGACCATCAGCGAGTCGAACTACTACTTCAAGCTCTCCGCATACGGCGAACGCATCGCCGCCCGCATCGAGTCCAACGAACTGCTGATCCAGCCCGACTCCCGCCGCAACGAGATTCTCTCGTTTGTTCGTGGAGGGCTGAAGGACCTCTCAATCTCGCGCACCAGCTTCAAGTGGGGCATCCCCGTCCCAGGCGACGAGAGCCATGTCATCTACGTCTGGCTCGACGCGCTAGCCAACTACATGACCGCCGTCGGCTACGGCTCCGACAAGCCGGAAGACATCGCGAAGTTCGAACGCTACTGGCCCGCCGACCTCCACCTCGTCGGCAAGGAGATCATCCGCTTCCACTGCGTCTACTGGCCCGCCTTCCTGATGGCGCTGAGGCCCGCAAACTCACCGCTCACCGAGGCTGAGTGGAACGACAAGTGGTTGCCGAAATCGATCGTCGCCAACGGCTGGCTGCTCTTCGAAGAGTCGAAGATGTCGAAGTCGCGCGGCAATGTTGTTCGCACGGAGACCATCCTCGACGCCTTCGGCTCGCTCAAGCCCGACTTGCCTAAAGCGGAACAAGACCTCTTCGCAACGGATGTACTGCGCTACTTCCTTCTCCGCGAAATCCCCTTCGGACAGGACGGCAGCTTCAGCTTCGATGCACTGGTGCAACGATATAACAGCGATTTAGCGAACGGCTACGGGAACCTCGTAAGCCGCACTCTCACTCTTATTCAGACGAGCTTCCCTGAAGGGTTCAGCCAGATCCATTCGGCTCGCTTCTCTTCTGTGACGGTTGCAGACGGGTTACAAAGTGTTCTAACGGATCAATGGTATGTGGGTGAACCAAACGATACCGGAGCAGAAGAAAAACAAGAGACTCTAGAAGCAAGTGTGTCCCGCCGGTTTGCAAATCACGACTATCTTCTAGCAGTTCGTGAGATCTTTTCTTTCATCGGCCAAATCGACGGCCACATGTCGGTCAATGCGCCATGGAAACTGGCAAAGCAGCATGATGAGGCCTCTCGCTCAGCACTTGAATCCGTTCTTTATGCTTCCGAAGAATCTATCCGCATCATCACGGCGCTCCTCTACCCGATCCTGCCCTACGCCACGGCGCAAGTCTGGTCGCAGCTGGGCCTCGGAGACATCGAAGCAGCTGCGCGTAACGGCGAACTCAAAGACCTCAAATGGGGCGGACTGAAGCCCGGCACCAAGCTCGGCCCGCTCGCCCCCATCTTTCCCCGAGCCCCCAAGGAACTCATCCAAGCCATGATCGCCACCGAAGAAAACAACGCCCAGGCCGCAGCTGCCGCCAAGACCCAGACCAGCATCATCGACGAAGCTGCACCCACCGCCGAGGAGAACCATCCCTCCACCCACCCCGGTGCCGGCCCGCGCACGGCGATCTTCTCGAGCGACAATCCGGCCACACACGTTGCTGGAAGCGCCGCGCTCTCCACCGAGCGCCCGGGCACGCCCCCGCACACCGAAGCTCCTGCCTCTGCGCCGTTCGCAAACGCTGCAGCCGCATCGGACATACCCGACACGCCGCAGATAGCAATCGACGACTTCGTGAAGATCGATCTTCGCGTCGCCAAGATCCTCGTCGCCGAGCGCATCCCCAAGGCGGACAAGCTCCTCCGCCTCGAAGTCGATCTCGGCTACGAGAAGCGCCAGATCCTCTCCGGCATCGCAGAGTGGTACACGCCCGAAGACCTGATCGGGCGGAACATCGTCGTCATCGCAAATCTTGCTCCGCGCAAGATGCGTGGGCTGGAGAGCCATGGAATGCTGCTCGCAGCCAGCCATGGGGAGAATGGGAAGCCCGTGCTCGCCACCTTCGGTGAGGACATCGCCCTGGGGTCACGGCTGCGTTAG
- a CDS encoding TatD family hydrolase, whose product MLIDSHCHLDFYTDDLEQIIANAETAGVTRLLAIGIGDGPSTMHRALDIAAAHPNIYASAGIHPQEAHQATPENLAKLSALVEREKCIAVGEIGLDYYHVENPDIPTQQAAFIAQMKIAVAARKPILIHCRTSELATPVAKERYGTANAEQDLLALIAEHWAPHGIPGVMHCFSGDLDHAKRSLDLGFYLSFAGNLTYPKAQGIRDAAAFAPADRILVETDAPFLAPVPLRGQRNEPAFVAHTASFLAELRGISAEALAELTTANFRTLFPSVT is encoded by the coding sequence ATGCTCATCGACTCCCACTGCCACCTCGACTTCTACACCGACGACCTTGAGCAGATCATCGCCAACGCAGAGACCGCAGGCGTCACCCGCCTCCTCGCCATCGGCATAGGCGATGGCCCATCCACGATGCACCGCGCCCTCGACATCGCCGCAGCGCACCCGAACATCTACGCCAGCGCCGGAATCCATCCGCAGGAAGCACACCAGGCCACTCCAGAAAACCTCGCCAAGCTATCGGCCCTTGTCGAACGGGAAAAGTGCATCGCAGTGGGCGAGATCGGTCTTGACTACTACCACGTTGAGAACCCCGATATCCCCACGCAACAGGCCGCCTTCATCGCGCAGATGAAGATCGCAGTCGCCGCGCGCAAACCCATCCTCATCCACTGCCGGACGAGCGAGCTTGCGACACCTGTTGCGAAGGAGAGATACGGCACAGCGAACGCCGAACAGGATCTGCTCGCGCTGATCGCGGAGCACTGGGCACCGCATGGAATTCCCGGCGTGATGCACTGCTTCTCCGGCGATCTAGACCACGCGAAGCGTTCGCTCGACCTCGGCTTTTATCTCTCGTTCGCGGGAAACCTGACGTATCCGAAGGCGCAGGGCATTCGCGATGCTGCGGCCTTCGCTCCGGCCGACCGCATCCTCGTCGAGACCGACGCGCCGTTCCTCGCGCCCGTTCCGCTGCGCGGGCAGCGCAACGAACCCGCCTTCGTTGCCCACACAGCATCCTTTCTCGCAGAGCTCCGCGGCATCTCCGCGGAGGCCCTCGCCGAACTCACCACAGCGAACTTCAGAACGCTCTTCCCCTCAGTCACATAA
- a CDS encoding YajQ family cyclic di-GMP-binding protein: MASDSSFDVVSKVELQEVKNAIDQAVKEITSRFDLKDSKSKIELEGTEVIQLASSDEYKLTAVKEILSQKLVKRGVSLKNLEFEKIEPAAGQSVRQKIKLVQGIPSDKAKIIVAAIKDSKKKAQASIQGDTVRVVSKDKDTLQDIMSMLRAKDIGVDLQFTNFRSN, encoded by the coding sequence ATGGCATCCGATAGCAGCTTCGACGTAGTCAGCAAGGTAGAGCTTCAGGAAGTAAAGAACGCAATTGACCAGGCGGTGAAAGAGATCACCTCCCGCTTCGACCTCAAGGACTCGAAGTCGAAGATCGAACTCGAAGGCACCGAGGTCATCCAACTCGCCTCCTCCGACGAATACAAGCTCACCGCCGTTAAAGAGATCCTCTCGCAGAAGCTGGTCAAGCGCGGCGTCTCGCTGAAGAACCTCGAGTTTGAAAAGATCGAGCCCGCCGCCGGGCAGAGCGTTCGCCAGAAGATCAAGCTCGTCCAGGGCATCCCGTCCGATAAGGCGAAGATCATTGTGGCCGCCATCAAGGACTCGAAGAAGAAGGCCCAGGCCAGCATTCAGGGAGACACCGTCCGCGTCGTGAGCAAGGACAAGGACACGCTGCAGGACATCATGTCGATGCTGCGCGCCAAGGACATCGGCGTCGATCTCCAGTTCACCAACTTCCGCTCCAACTAA